A portion of the Sphingobacterium spiritivorum genome contains these proteins:
- a CDS encoding metallophosphoesterase family protein, protein MIRLAIISDIHGNLPALQSVLEDIRIKDIGQIYCLGDLVDFAPWGNEVIDQIKSRGIPCLLGNHDERIAFDQEIRPLPHHSEEETAVRYLAINHSKATITTAHKQFLAQFPYQLRLTYKIGMKQWNIQLVHASTRSNDEYVYEDHDKADLIKMLSNSDADLLAMGHTHLSYQRKVSLPSGKVSTALNCGSVGRSKEKDRKATYAVITLTEESVKADIIKVDYPIAEVAEAIAESSIPDFYADFLLKST, encoded by the coding sequence ATGATCAGATTAGCCATTATCAGCGATATACACGGAAATCTACCGGCATTACAGTCGGTATTAGAAGATATTAGAATTAAAGATATAGGTCAGATTTACTGTCTTGGTGATCTGGTAGATTTTGCGCCGTGGGGTAATGAAGTAATCGATCAGATAAAATCCCGGGGTATTCCCTGTCTTTTGGGGAATCATGACGAGCGAATTGCTTTTGATCAGGAAATAAGACCTTTGCCTCATCACAGTGAAGAAGAAACTGCTGTAAGATATTTAGCAATCAATCACTCTAAGGCTACAATTACTACAGCGCATAAACAATTTCTTGCTCAATTTCCGTATCAACTCAGGCTGACGTACAAAATAGGAATGAAACAGTGGAACATCCAGCTGGTGCATGCCAGTACCCGAAGCAATGATGAATATGTATATGAAGATCATGATAAGGCAGATCTTATAAAGATGCTGTCAAATTCTGATGCAGACCTGCTGGCAATGGGACATACGCATTTATCGTATCAACGTAAGGTCTCCCTTCCTTCAGGAAAGGTTAGTACAGCTTTGAACTGTGGTTCGGTAGGACGTTCAAAAGAGAAGGATCGTAAAGCTACTTACGCGGTCATTACGCTGACAGAAGAATCGGTGAAAGCTGATATTATAAAAGTAGATTATCCGATAGCAGAAGTAGCAGAGGCTATTGCAGAAAGTAGTATCCCTGATTTTTATGCTGATTTTCTATTAAAATCTACATAA
- a CDS encoding S9 family peptidase gives MKVRFCLFTALALTTCAFAQKKPVDHTVYDNWKSISSANISPSGSYIFYSITPQEGNSLAVLKNNENKEILTLPRGYSSQLTKDESYFVSLIKPTFEETRQAKIKKKKAEEMPKDSLFVYAVKTGNQYKFPNVKSYQVPKEIATHLAFVSDVKSKPAQDTTQKKKEKEKEKTITTLHLFNLQTGDTTNFAQVDQYRINEAGTKLIFSTKVEDKDSLSKVPGVYLYDLPAKKLTKITNRKGAFKNFEFDKSGNQIAYLGDLSKAKSLLKDFNLFYFKSGQDSATVIAAKNSTNIPQNWYVSGDGNVQFSDNGEKLFFGLAPVPRTRDTTLVDFEHAKVDIWSWQDDYLQTQQLVNLKRDLAKNYLAVIYPAQGNRILPLIDDTFSRTYLSDSKNTEWILATSDYGRRIAYQWNTSIKQDLYVISTINGQKKKVIENFSGHADISPDGTHIVYFNLDNSNWYSFNIASGQTIHLNKDLPVNFSDEDNDMPAQAGSYGIAGWSADGKSVFINDKYDIWNFAFDGKDKSIATNGLGRASNTVLRYLDLSREEDRKSTLIPNNAGYMVTAFNEVSKESGIYEVSNKKNRNPEKIIMAPYTFRRYSASESKKAIIYTKEDYQHSPDLYLTSDFVKETTLTDINPQQEQYNWGTAELVHWKTPNGFDAEGILYKPEDFDPNKKYPIIAYFYEKLSDGLYTYQAPAPTPSRLNISYFVSNGYLVFAPDIRYEIGSPGKSAEEYINSGMRYLAQNSWVDSTKMGIQGQSWGGYQVAHLITRTNMYAAAWTGAPVVNMTSAYGGIRWQTGMSRQFQYEKTQSRLGKTLWEGLDTYLENSPLFQLDKVNTPVVIMANDNDGAVPWYQGIEMFTALRRLQKPVWMLNYNGEEHNLIQRQNRKDIQIREAQFFDHFLKGKPAPNWISKGVPAINKGIDWGFDTN, from the coding sequence ATGAAAGTCAGATTTTGTCTTTTCACAGCACTAGCTCTTACTACCTGTGCATTTGCGCAGAAAAAACCAGTCGACCATACAGTCTATGACAACTGGAAAAGTATCAGCTCTGCGAATATCAGCCCTTCCGGATCGTATATTTTTTACAGTATAACACCTCAGGAAGGTAATAGTTTAGCTGTCCTCAAGAATAATGAGAATAAGGAGATCCTTACGCTTCCCAGAGGCTATAGCAGTCAACTCACCAAAGATGAAAGCTATTTTGTCTCACTGATCAAGCCGACCTTTGAGGAAACGCGTCAGGCAAAAATCAAAAAGAAGAAAGCAGAAGAAATGCCTAAAGATTCTCTTTTTGTGTATGCTGTAAAAACCGGAAATCAGTATAAATTTCCAAATGTAAAGTCTTATCAGGTTCCAAAGGAAATAGCCACACATCTGGCATTTGTGTCTGATGTAAAATCAAAACCTGCACAAGACACAACGCAAAAGAAAAAAGAAAAGGAAAAGGAAAAAACAATTACCACATTGCATTTATTTAACCTGCAAACGGGCGATACCACCAATTTTGCACAGGTAGATCAGTATAGAATAAATGAGGCGGGAACTAAATTGATTTTTTCAACTAAAGTAGAGGATAAAGATTCGCTCTCCAAAGTTCCAGGAGTATACCTGTATGATCTTCCGGCTAAAAAATTAACGAAGATTACCAACAGAAAAGGAGCTTTCAAGAATTTTGAGTTTGATAAATCCGGCAATCAGATTGCCTACCTGGGAGATTTATCTAAAGCCAAATCACTGTTAAAAGATTTCAACCTGTTTTATTTTAAATCCGGTCAGGATTCGGCAACTGTAATTGCTGCAAAAAACAGCACAAATATTCCTCAGAACTGGTATGTAAGTGGTGACGGAAACGTCCAGTTTAGTGATAACGGTGAAAAGTTATTTTTCGGACTTGCTCCTGTTCCCCGTACACGTGATACGACTCTGGTAGACTTTGAACATGCTAAAGTTGATATCTGGAGCTGGCAGGATGATTATCTGCAAACACAACAATTGGTTAACCTGAAAAGAGATCTGGCCAAAAATTATCTGGCCGTCATCTATCCTGCACAAGGCAACCGTATTTTACCGCTGATCGATGACACATTTTCGAGAACTTATCTGAGTGACAGTAAAAATACAGAATGGATTCTGGCTACATCTGATTATGGCAGAAGAATAGCTTATCAGTGGAATACATCAATAAAACAGGATCTGTATGTGATATCGACCATAAACGGTCAAAAAAAGAAAGTAATTGAAAATTTTTCCGGTCATGCTGATATTTCTCCTGACGGTACACATATTGTGTATTTCAATCTGGATAACAGCAACTGGTACAGCTTCAATATTGCCAGCGGACAGACTATACACCTAAACAAGGATCTTCCTGTCAACTTTTCGGATGAAGATAACGATATGCCTGCACAGGCTGGTTCTTATGGAATCGCCGGATGGTCTGCAGACGGAAAATCGGTATTTATAAATGATAAGTATGACATCTGGAATTTTGCCTTTGACGGAAAAGATAAATCTATTGCAACAAACGGACTTGGGCGCGCATCTAATACGGTATTACGTTATCTAGACCTTTCCCGTGAGGAAGATCGTAAATCTACACTGATACCAAATAATGCCGGTTATATGGTAACGGCTTTCAATGAAGTAAGTAAAGAAAGTGGGATTTATGAGGTTTCCAATAAGAAAAACAGAAATCCTGAAAAGATTATCATGGCGCCTTACACCTTCAGAAGATACAGTGCTTCGGAAAGCAAAAAGGCGATCATCTACACAAAAGAAGATTACCAACACAGTCCGGATCTGTATCTGACATCAGATTTTGTAAAAGAAACGACGCTGACAGATATCAATCCTCAACAGGAACAATATAACTGGGGTACTGCAGAACTGGTGCACTGGAAAACACCAAACGGATTCGATGCTGAAGGTATACTGTATAAACCGGAAGACTTTGATCCGAATAAAAAGTATCCTATCATCGCTTATTTTTATGAAAAGCTTTCCGATGGTCTTTACACCTATCAGGCTCCTGCGCCTACTCCGTCCCGCCTGAATATTTCTTATTTTGTAAGTAACGGTTATCTGGTATTTGCTCCTGACATTCGTTATGAAATCGGTAGCCCGGGCAAATCGGCTGAAGAGTATATCAACTCCGGTATGCGCTACCTGGCACAAAATTCGTGGGTAGATTCTACAAAAATGGGAATACAGGGACAAAGCTGGGGAGGATATCAGGTGGCTCACCTTATTACCCGAACCAATATGTATGCTGCAGCATGGACCGGAGCACCGGTAGTTAATATGACATCAGCTTACGGTGGAATACGCTGGCAAACGGGTATGTCCCGTCAGTTTCAGTATGAAAAGACGCAAAGCCGTTTAGGAAAGACACTTTGGGAAGGACTGGATACTTACCTCGAAAACTCTCCTTTGTTCCAACTGGATAAAGTCAATACACCTGTAGTGATTATGGCGAATGACAATGATGGCGCCGTGCCATGGTACCAGGGAATTGAAATGTTTACTGCATTAAGAAGATTACAAAAACCAGTATGGATGCTTAATTACAATGGTGAAGAGCATAATCTGATCCAACGTCAGAACCGTAAGGATATACAGATACGCGAAGCACAGTTTTTTGATCACTTTCTGAAGGGAAAACCTGCTCCAAACTGGATTTCTAAAGGTGTGCCTGCAATAAACAAAGGAATAGATTGGGGATTTGACACAAATTAA
- a CDS encoding SIMPL domain-containing protein yields MKSNAVVIAVIAGLSFIIFGAVLGGAYRYKFKSSNTINVTGNAKKDFESDLVKWTAVYSRKSMELSEASEQLKRDRDLVRDFLIKQGIKSNEIRFNAVSISKDFNYTNDGNGNSYSTFSGYSLSQNVSIESRDLDKVDAASREISTLISQGLELSSNTPSYYYSKLEDLKLELISQASSNAHLRAGNIAKEAGSSLGDLVKADLGIFQITGQNDNEEYSYGGAFNTTSRSKTANITVKTSYLTN; encoded by the coding sequence ATGAAGTCTAATGCTGTAGTTATTGCGGTTATCGCAGGTCTTTCCTTTATTATTTTTGGAGCTGTACTCGGGGGAGCCTATCGTTATAAATTCAAAAGTTCCAACACCATTAATGTCACAGGCAATGCGAAGAAAGACTTTGAGTCTGATCTGGTGAAATGGACAGCAGTGTACAGTAGAAAGTCTATGGAACTTAGTGAAGCTTCTGAACAGCTCAAAAGAGACAGGGATCTTGTACGTGACTTTCTTATTAAACAAGGAATAAAATCAAATGAGATCCGGTTTAATGCAGTCAGTATTTCCAAAGATTTCAATTACACCAATGACGGAAATGGAAATAGTTACAGTACATTTTCCGGATATAGTCTTTCTCAGAATGTAAGTATTGAATCCAGAGATCTGGATAAGGTCGATGCTGCTTCCAGAGAGATTTCAACACTGATCTCTCAGGGTCTGGAGCTTAGTTCCAATACACCTAGTTACTACTATTCCAAACTGGAAGATCTGAAACTGGAGTTAATTTCGCAGGCTTCAAGTAATGCGCATCTGCGTGCCGGAAATATTGCTAAAGAAGCCGGTTCAAGTCTTGGAGATTTAGTAAAAGCAGATTTGGGAATCTTTCAGATTACCGGACAAAATGATAATGAAGAGTATTCTTACGGAGGAGCTTTCAATACGACTTCCAGAAGCAAAACAGCAAATATCACTGTCAAGACCAGCTATTTGACAAATTAA
- a CDS encoding cation:proton antiporter, with translation MKRFKNTFFYAGVIGICGLLMYGTYQMGLDKQEGRHFETVGTGKGHWPEFLDTLTHNLQHPLAILLAQIITIIVAARLFGWIFKKIGQPYVIGEIIAGIALGPSFFGSYFPEFSALLFPVASLGNLQMLSQVGLVMFMFVIGMELDLNILRNKAHDAVVISHASIVIPFSLGMVLAYFIYLDFAPEHVEYLSFSLFMGIAMSITAFPVLARIVQERGIQKTRLGTVVLTCAAADDITAWCILAIVIAIVKAGSFVSSLYVIGLAVVYVWIMIKLVRPFLKRIGDLHAQRESLGTPIVAIFFIVLIISAYLSEIIGIHALFGAFMAGAIMPENKKFRHIFIEKVEDVALVLLLPLFFVYTGLRTQIGLLNDIELWKTTGWIILVAVAGKFIGSALAARFVGQNWKDSLTIGALMNTRGLMELVVLNIGYDLGVLSPEIFAMLVVMALLTTFMTGPALDFINWAFRKQTQIAPDYISDKTKYNILLSFGNPDTGISLLRLANSMTRKNTQLNTVTALHLSADNMLPQYDWETEEKESFAPLITLSDDLKQPLTTHFKVSNDINADIVDIVNEGNYDLLLIGVGQSIFEGSLLGKILGFTTRFINPERIFNQMSGKEQIFSYAAFDDRTSSILSGSEVSVGVLIDKGQTVFNKILVPVFSDEDSFLIDYAKKFITNNNSQVVILDVQGILRDNSYVKEAVRAIEHIASNHISLMHERVIDKTFVAEQQLMLVSLKSWKKLVESKSVWLTDAPSTLIIKHKP, from the coding sequence ATGAAAAGATTTAAGAATACGTTTTTTTACGCCGGAGTAATCGGGATATGTGGTCTGCTGATGTACGGGACTTACCAAATGGGATTAGATAAACAGGAGGGCAGACATTTTGAGACCGTAGGAACAGGAAAAGGGCATTGGCCGGAGTTTCTGGATACACTCACACACAATCTTCAACATCCTCTGGCTATTTTGTTAGCCCAGATTATTACTATTATTGTTGCAGCCCGTCTTTTTGGATGGATTTTTAAAAAGATTGGTCAGCCTTATGTTATTGGTGAAATTATAGCAGGTATAGCATTAGGTCCTTCATTTTTCGGTTCATACTTTCCGGAATTCTCAGCATTACTATTTCCGGTAGCCTCGTTAGGTAATCTGCAGATGCTCAGTCAGGTCGGACTGGTCATGTTTATGTTCGTGATCGGTATGGAGCTGGATTTGAATATTTTACGGAATAAGGCACATGATGCAGTTGTGATCAGTCATGCCAGTATTGTGATTCCATTCTCTCTGGGGATGGTTCTGGCTTACTTTATATACCTGGATTTTGCACCTGAACATGTCGAATATTTATCCTTCAGCTTATTTATGGGAATTGCAATGAGTATTACCGCATTTCCTGTTCTGGCACGTATAGTACAGGAGAGAGGGATACAAAAAACACGTTTAGGAACGGTAGTATTGACCTGTGCTGCAGCCGATGATATCACTGCATGGTGTATCCTTGCTATCGTGATTGCAATAGTAAAAGCCGGTTCATTTGTCAGTTCACTCTATGTAATTGGGTTAGCAGTAGTGTACGTCTGGATTATGATCAAGCTGGTAAGGCCATTTCTGAAAAGAATCGGAGATTTGCACGCACAGCGCGAAAGCTTAGGCACGCCCATAGTAGCAATCTTCTTTATCGTATTAATAATATCTGCCTATCTCAGTGAAATAATTGGTATACATGCATTGTTCGGTGCTTTTATGGCAGGAGCGATTATGCCGGAGAACAAGAAGTTCAGACATATATTTATTGAGAAAGTTGAAGATGTTGCCCTCGTATTATTGTTGCCACTCTTCTTTGTATATACAGGTCTTCGTACACAGATCGGTCTTTTAAATGATATTGAGCTTTGGAAAACGACAGGCTGGATTATTCTGGTTGCTGTGGCGGGTAAATTTATTGGAAGCGCATTGGCAGCAAGATTCGTAGGACAGAACTGGAAAGACAGTCTTACTATCGGTGCACTAATGAATACAAGAGGGCTAATGGAGCTGGTGGTGTTGAATATCGGCTATGACCTTGGGGTGCTCTCTCCGGAAATATTTGCCATGTTGGTAGTAATGGCATTACTGACGACCTTTATGACCGGCCCTGCACTCGATTTTATCAACTGGGCTTTTCGTAAACAAACGCAGATCGCTCCGGATTATATTTCGGACAAAACAAAATATAATATCCTCTTGTCTTTTGGCAATCCGGATACAGGAATTTCATTGTTAAGACTGGCCAACAGTATGACGCGTAAAAATACGCAGCTCAATACAGTGACAGCACTGCATCTCTCAGCAGACAATATGTTGCCTCAGTATGATTGGGAAACAGAAGAGAAAGAAAGTTTTGCTCCTTTGATTACGCTTTCAGATGATCTCAAACAACCACTTACCACACATTTTAAGGTGTCTAATGATATCAATGCCGATATCGTAGATATCGTCAATGAGGGTAATTATGACTTATTACTGATCGGAGTAGGACAGTCTATTTTTGAAGGAAGTCTGCTCGGTAAAATACTAGGTTTTACTACTCGTTTTATCAATCCCGAACGTATTTTCAACCAGATGTCCGGGAAAGAGCAAATTTTCTCTTATGCAGCATTTGATGACAGGACATCTTCTATCCTTAGTGGAAGTGAGGTTTCCGTTGGTGTATTGATCGATAAAGGTCAGACTGTGTTTAATAAGATATTGGTTCCGGTATTCTCTGACGAAGATTCTTTCCTTATAGACTATGCAAAGAAATTTATTACCAATAACAATTCACAGGTAGTAATTCTGGATGTACAAGGAATCTTGCGTGATAATTCATATGTAAAGGAAGCGGTAAGAGCTATTGAACATATTGCATCCAATCATATTAGTCTGATGCATGAACGAGTGATTGATAAGACTTTTGTGGCAGAGCAGCAACTGATGCTCGTCAGTCTCAAGAGCTGGAAGAAACTGGTTGAGTCAAAAAGTGTATGGCTTACAGATGCGCCATCGACCCTTATTATTAAGCATAAGCCATGA
- a CDS encoding DUF3050 domain-containing protein — translation MDRIQEVQDYIQPERDVLLKHPLYERLNDLESLKHFTEVHVYAVWDFMSLLKALQMKLTCTQVPWFASEYPNTRYLINEIVLAEESDEYVDGSRLSHFEMYLDAMLTIGADSKTMLDFIDSLRNGVNIQAAIDSGKLDTRIKDFLNFTFDTIAKGGAHEIASAFTFGREDLIPGMFTSMLSNIQNNSPAVDLSKLIYYFDRHISLDGDEHGPLAMQMIAELAGEDDTKWEEIKNTAKSALQKRIALWDAINDGLA, via the coding sequence ATGGACAGAATACAGGAAGTACAAGATTACATTCAGCCAGAAAGAGACGTTTTACTAAAGCACCCGTTATATGAAAGGCTAAATGATCTGGAATCATTAAAACATTTTACAGAAGTGCACGTATATGCGGTGTGGGATTTTATGTCCTTATTGAAAGCTCTCCAGATGAAATTGACCTGTACACAGGTGCCCTGGTTTGCTTCCGAATATCCAAATACCCGATATCTGATTAATGAGATCGTACTTGCTGAAGAATCAGATGAATATGTAGATGGTTCGCGTCTGAGTCATTTTGAAATGTATCTCGATGCTATGCTTACTATAGGTGCGGATTCAAAAACGATGCTGGATTTTATTGACAGCCTGCGGAATGGAGTAAATATACAGGCCGCAATTGATTCAGGTAAGCTGGATACACGCATAAAGGATTTTCTGAATTTTACTTTTGATACAATAGCGAAAGGCGGAGCACATGAGATTGCATCGGCATTTACATTTGGCAGAGAAGATCTGATCCCGGGCATGTTTACGTCCATGCTTAGCAATATTCAGAACAATTCACCTGCAGTTGATCTCAGCAAGCTGATTTATTACTTTGACAGACATATTTCTTTAGACGGTGATGAGCATGGACCTCTGGCTATGCAGATGATTGCAGAGCTGGCTGGAGAAGATGACACTAAATGGGAAGAAATCAAAAATACAGCTAAATCAGCTTTGCAAAAAAGAATTGCACTGTGGGATGCCATAAATGACGGACTTGCCTAA
- a CDS encoding LytR/AlgR family response regulator transcription factor, with protein sequence MLKCIILDDELPGLKFLKLITEQMEELEVVRTYNDPAKLLQEADELQFDLCIMDIEMPIINGLQIAKQLPDKMIIFVTAYSEYAADAFDLNVVDYVRKPLSKERLQVAIDKAVARKPREKELAPINFNTDQGKYLLHLNEITHILNSKIDGRDKDVFLRNGESICIKNVNFAKLEELLPEKNFCRINKKQIIALDIVRSYTHNTISSIPLTSGESFTFQLSNTYRQAFLSKIRD encoded by the coding sequence GTGCTAAAATGTATAATACTTGATGATGAATTGCCGGGACTTAAGTTTCTGAAACTTATTACCGAACAGATGGAAGAACTGGAGGTTGTCAGGACCTATAATGATCCCGCAAAATTACTTCAGGAAGCTGACGAATTGCAATTCGATCTCTGTATCATGGATATCGAAATGCCAATCATCAATGGTTTGCAGATCGCAAAACAACTGCCTGACAAAATGATTATTTTTGTGACAGCATATTCTGAGTATGCTGCGGATGCCTTTGACCTGAATGTGGTGGATTATGTCCGCAAGCCTTTGAGTAAAGAACGGTTGCAGGTAGCTATCGATAAAGCTGTAGCCCGAAAGCCTCGGGAAAAAGAACTCGCACCCATCAATTTTAATACAGATCAGGGTAAATATTTACTTCATCTTAATGAAATAACACATATTCTAAATTCCAAAATCGATGGACGTGATAAAGATGTATTCTTACGTAACGGCGAATCCATCTGTATTAAGAACGTTAATTTTGCAAAATTAGAAGAGCTGTTGCCTGAAAAGAATTTTTGCAGAATCAATAAGAAACAAATAATAGCTCTGGATATTGTAAGATCCTACACGCATAATACCATCAGCTCAATACCATTGACTTCAGGTGAATCTTTTACCTTTCAATTGTCTAATACCTACCGCCAGGCTTTTCTTTCCAAAATAAGAGACTAA
- a CDS encoding glutamine synthetase III, with product MSDLRFQAVEAAGGRPKTSTQPLALQKATALYGKNVFTISKMKDFLPKNSYKQLVEIIEEGTTIDRDLAEHISQAMKSWAIANGASHYTHWFQPLTGSTAEKHDAFFEPDSDGSAIEKFTADALVQQEPDASSFPNGGIRNTFEARGYTAWDPTSPAFIFETGGGKTLCIPTVFVSYTGESLDYKAPLLKAINSIDKAAVEVAQYFDKAVTKVTPSLGIEQEYFLVDLALYNARPDLQLTGRTLFGHISAKGQQLEDHYFGAIPERVLAFMVDLENESLKLGIPLKTRHNEVAPSQFECAPMFEEINLAIDHNQLLQNVMDQVALRHSFKVLLHEKPYSGVNGSGKHNNWSLITNTGVNLLSPGKTPKNNLMFLTFFVNTIKAVHEHADLLRASIASASNDHRLGANEAPPAIISIFLGSQLDELLEEVESARVAKKVKAEANLWHGIPKIPELRLDNTDRNRTSPFAFTGNKFEFRAVGSSANSALPMTVLNAIVANQLAEFKIEVDKQIKKGTKKDLAILNVVRKYIKESKAIRFEGNGYSDEWEQEAAARGLSNIKSTPKALDIYTKESSLSLFEKMGIYSHRESEARHEILLENFYKKLQIEARVIGEIVSSLIAPAAFTYQNDLITNVKGLKDLGLPKEAYSSQLNLIERISKHANTILEEAEAMRQERKKANALEDVRERSIAYDELVKPYFDQIRYHVNKLEQIVDDSKWPLPKLRELLFIR from the coding sequence ATGTCAGACTTAAGATTCCAGGCCGTAGAAGCAGCAGGTGGCAGACCTAAGACCTCTACACAACCATTGGCATTGCAAAAAGCAACAGCCCTTTATGGTAAAAATGTTTTTACCATCTCTAAAATGAAGGATTTTCTACCAAAGAACTCATACAAGCAGTTGGTAGAGATCATTGAAGAGGGAACAACGATTGACCGTGACTTGGCAGAACACATCTCCCAGGCAATGAAATCCTGGGCAATTGCCAATGGAGCTTCACACTACACGCACTGGTTTCAACCGTTAACAGGTTCTACAGCTGAAAAACACGATGCTTTCTTTGAGCCGGACAGTGATGGTAGTGCAATTGAAAAATTTACTGCTGACGCATTAGTTCAACAAGAGCCGGATGCTTCCAGCTTCCCTAACGGAGGTATTCGTAATACCTTTGAAGCCAGAGGTTATACTGCATGGGATCCGACTTCACCTGCATTTATCTTTGAAACAGGTGGTGGCAAGACCTTATGTATTCCTACTGTCTTCGTATCCTATACTGGTGAATCTTTAGATTATAAAGCACCTTTGCTGAAAGCAATCAATTCTATTGACAAAGCTGCAGTAGAAGTGGCTCAGTACTTTGATAAAGCGGTCACTAAAGTTACACCTTCTCTGGGTATCGAGCAGGAATATTTTCTTGTTGATCTTGCTTTATACAATGCAAGACCTGACTTACAACTTACCGGACGTACATTATTCGGACATATTTCCGCAAAAGGCCAGCAGTTAGAAGACCATTATTTTGGAGCGATCCCTGAGCGTGTACTTGCGTTTATGGTAGATCTTGAAAATGAATCTTTAAAACTGGGTATTCCTTTGAAAACAAGACACAACGAGGTTGCACCTTCGCAATTTGAGTGTGCTCCGATGTTTGAAGAGATTAACTTAGCTATCGACCACAATCAATTGTTGCAAAATGTAATGGATCAGGTAGCCTTACGCCACAGTTTCAAAGTGTTACTACATGAGAAGCCTTACAGTGGTGTTAACGGTTCAGGAAAACACAACAACTGGTCTCTGATCACAAATACAGGTGTTAACTTATTGTCTCCGGGCAAAACACCAAAAAACAACCTGATGTTCCTGACCTTCTTCGTTAATACGATCAAAGCTGTTCACGAACATGCAGACTTATTACGCGCATCTATTGCAAGTGCGAGCAATGACCACCGTCTGGGTGCCAATGAAGCTCCTCCTGCGATTATTTCTATCTTCCTGGGTTCTCAACTGGATGAATTACTGGAAGAAGTGGAATCTGCACGTGTAGCTAAAAAAGTAAAAGCAGAAGCTAACTTATGGCATGGTATTCCTAAAATTCCTGAATTGAGATTGGATAACACAGACCGTAACCGTACTTCTCCTTTTGCCTTTACAGGTAACAAATTTGAATTCCGTGCAGTAGGTTCATCTGCAAACTCCGCATTGCCAATGACTGTATTAAATGCAATTGTAGCAAATCAGCTGGCTGAATTTAAAATTGAAGTAGACAAACAGATTAAAAAAGGCACGAAAAAAGATCTTGCGATCCTTAATGTTGTCCGCAAATATATCAAAGAATCAAAAGCGATTCGTTTTGAAGGCAATGGTTACAGCGACGAATGGGAACAAGAAGCTGCAGCAAGAGGATTGTCTAATATCAAGTCTACACCAAAAGCATTAGATATCTACACGAAAGAGAGCTCTCTTTCACTATTCGAAAAAATGGGTATCTACAGCCACCGTGAAAGCGAAGCGCGTCATGAGATTTTGCTGGAGAACTTTTACAAAAAACTTCAGATTGAAGCCCGTGTAATTGGTGAGATCGTAAGTAGTCTGATTGCTCCTGCAGCATTCACCTACCAAAATGATCTGATCACAAATGTAAAAGGATTAAAAGATCTGGGGCTTCCAAAAGAAGCTTACAGCTCTCAGCTAAACCTGATCGAACGCATCTCTAAACATGCGAACACTATTCTTGAAGAAGCAGAAGCTATGCGTCAGGAACGTAAAAAAGCAAATGCTTTGGAAGATGTACGTGAGCGTTCCATTGCTTATGACGAATTGGTTAAACCATATTTTGATCAGATCCGTTACCATGTTAACAAACTGGAGCAAATCGTAGATGACAGTAAATGGCCTTTACCGAAATTGAGAGAGTTACTTTTCATTCGCTAA